Part of the Tetragenococcus koreensis genome, CGTTGCTTCTTGTCCGCCATGGGCATTTTGAGCAGATGTCATACCTGAAACAACTTTGTTTACTGTTTCTCCGCTTGCCCATATTCCACCTTGTGAGTCGATGAATTGTTTCAATTGAGCAGCCATGACCCCAAAACGAGAAGGAACGCTAAAGATAATGCCGTCTGCCCATGTAATATCTTCTGTAGTTACTTCTGGAACATCTTGAGTTGCATCATAGTGAGCTTTCCAAGCAGGATTTGCTTCAATTGCTACATCTGGAGCTAATTCCGGCGCTTTAACTAGGCGTACTTCTGCACCTGCATTTTCAGCGGCTTCTTTGGCCCATTGAGCTAATTGATAGTTTGTACCTGTCGAACTGTAATAGACGATTGAAATTTTTGTCATAAATAATACTCTCCTTTAATTTTAATAACTAATATTTCTTACAATGAATACTTTAAAGCAGTGGAACAGAAATATCAATTATTTTGCTTACTTTTTGTAAGTTTATTTATATAACGCAAAAAATCATTCAATATAATTTTATTTTGTTCATTTATTGAAGAGACAAAAGTATCATTCAGGCTGCTGGAACTTTGCCCTCTGCTTCTAAATCTTTGTTGTAAAATACCACCACATCACCAATTTCAATAAATTCGGCTTTGGCACTTTTGGGTAATAACTTTACAGATAAAAACCATTACGTATTAGAAACTAAATATATAAAACTGCTATAACAGCATTTTAGCTAAATTTTGAAAGCTTTTTATAGGTTAGAACAAAAATAGTATTCTAAAAATTAGCCTGTAAAGAAAAAACTCTTTACACTGTCGATAAAAACTGTTAAACTTCATTTTGTGATTAAAACTAATGGAGGTGTAAAGATTGGCAGTAAAAATTCGTTTAAAACGCATGGGTGATAAAAAGCGCCCAACTTATCGTCTAGTTGTAGCAGATTCACGTTCTCCACGTGATGGTCGCTTTATCGAAACAGTTGGTACTTATAACCCATTAAGAGAACCAAGCGAAGTGAAAATTGAAGAAGATGCTGTATTGGACTGGTTAGCTAAAGGCGCTCAACCTTCTGACACTGTTCGTAATATTCTTTCTAAAGAAGGAATTATGAAAAAGCATCATGACGCAAAAAACGCAAAGAAATAAGGTGACCAACTATGACAGATTTGACCGATTTGGTCTTAACGATCGTACGTCCCTTAGTTACACAGCCTGAGCAAGTGTCAATCGAAATCGAGGAGACAGATGGTTTTTTCGAATATAATTTATCTGTCGCCCCCGTTGACGTTGGGCGAATCATTGGTAAACAAGGACGTATTGCAAAAGCAATTCGAACGATTGTTTACAGTGTTAAAACCGACGATCGTAAAAAAGCACGATTGAACATTTTAGATGGCAAAGAGTAAGAAAGTAAAAATCATCGCTGGGTGGTTTTTGCTTTCTTTTTTATTTTTTATTTAAATCCGACGAAGGTTGGATGTTTTTTGCTTGAACTTATATCATAATAAGTATAATTAAAGGAGGCAGTCATATGGAAACGTTCATTGCTTTGGCTATTGGTCTTTTACTTTTCATTTGGATTATACGGGCAAGAACTTGTTTATCGCGTTTAATTGCTATTGTGCTTTTTATCTTTTTGCTTTGGCTTTATCGAATTGAAGTTGCGAGTGTAGCAGATCGAATAGGCCAAACTTTTAATGTGGATGATGTTTCTGGCCGCTTCTACTCCCTTTTGACTAACAGCTGGCAAAGATTGACGCAATGGTTTGGACAACTTATCCGTTAAACATGAACACTAATCAGTGCGCATGTTTGACTGAAGGTATTGTTTTTTTATGTATTAAAATTGAAAATAAATATAGAACCGATACCTCAAAACAATTTTGGGATATCGGTTCTATGTTTATTCTGACTAGCAACTAAATAAGTTCCTCTAAAAAACTAAAATAGATGCCTAAGCTTAATAGGTCGGCTGCACCGCCTGGGCTTAGATTTTTTTTGATTAATTCTTGATTAAACATTGTTAGGGCTTGTTTAAAATTAACTTCATTCAGGCAAGCTTGATGGATCGTTGTGCCTTTTTGTTTAACTTGTTGCCAACCATTAATTCCACCACGGTGTAAAAGGTTGCTATCTTCAATTTGACTTACCAGCAAGACTAGCCCTCGTAATAACAACGTTTCTGTATCTTCATATCCTGAATACTGCCGAAAAAAAGGCAGTAGAATGTTTGATAGAGCAGGGTAGCCTTTGACGGCTTCCCCACGAACGCCTAATGAACCCGTTTTTACATATAATTTTTCACCATGAGATAAGTAATCCTTCTGCTCTATCTGGGAAAAATCGTGTTGAATTAAATGCTGGGTCATCTGCGCAGCTAAGTTTAAAATAGCTGCAGTGTCTTGTGACGAAAATGGGAGGGAATGATTTTGCATATAAAAACCAGTTGTGCCAAGCAATACTGC contains:
- the wrbA gene encoding NAD(P)H:quinone oxidoreductase — its product is MTKISIVYYSSTGTNYQLAQWAKEAAENAGAEVRLVKAPELAPDVAIEANPAWKAHYDATQDVPEVTTEDITWADGIIFSVPSRFGVMAAQLKQFIDSQGGIWASGETVNKVVSGMTSAQNAHGGQEATLLSLYIQMMHWGAIIAAPGYSEAEYYTAGGNPYGTSVTVDANGNMLEDVEEAVKQQARHVVDIANRVNG
- the rpsP gene encoding 30S ribosomal protein S16 — encoded protein: MAVKIRLKRMGDKKRPTYRLVVADSRSPRDGRFIETVGTYNPLREPSEVKIEEDAVLDWLAKGAQPSDTVRNILSKEGIMKKHHDAKNAKK
- a CDS encoding KH domain-containing protein, whose product is MTDLTDLVLTIVRPLVTQPEQVSIEIEETDGFFEYNLSVAPVDVGRIIGKQGRIAKAIRTIVYSVKTDDRKKARLNILDGKE
- the citG gene encoding triphosphoribosyl-dephospho-CoA synthase CitG — protein: MNNSLLKQIPNFAVKSLYYEVAISPKPGLVDRFDNGAHSDMDFFTFIDSIESLAPYFYDYYQLGFEHTADLTALFEKLRQLGVEAESAMLHATNQVNTHKGANFSFAVLLGTTGFYMQNHSLPFSSQDTAAILNLAAQMTQHLIQHDFSQIEQKDYLSHGEKLYVKTGSLGVRGEAVKGYPALSNILLPFFRQYSGYEDTETLLLRGLVLLVSQIEDSNLLHRGGINGWQQVKQKGTTIHQACLNEVNFKQALTMFNQELIKKNLSPGGAADLLSLGIYFSFLEELI